A genomic segment from Spinacia oleracea cultivar Varoflay chromosome 3, BTI_SOV_V1, whole genome shotgun sequence encodes:
- the LOC130468950 gene encoding uncharacterized protein — MINALQESIQDCPEMLGNLSSDAKKPLYSGCSKFSRLSGVLKLLSIKASNGVTDKCFTEFMEAFHEILPEGNLLPSRTYDAKKMLTSIGLSYERIHACPNDCILYRKEYASLESCPECSVSRYKINKVPAKVMWYFPIIPRFRRLFSVPVEAKNLTWHADSDGREKDGMLRHPADSPQWVKIDKDFPDFGAEPRNLRLALATDGMNPHDNQRSTHSTWPVILMIYNLPPALCMKRKYMMLSTLISGPKQPGHDIDVYLAPLVEDLKLLWESGVEVFDAHRKENFNLKAMLFGTINDFPAYGNLSGYSVKGYNACPICDENTSSIRIPNSNKIVYMANRKGLPVKHRYRKWKKVFNGKCEEGKFPIPLSGDQIFKKVQGLNVKHGKLNGNQLPSKGYKKESVFFGLPYWKNLYVRHFLDVMHIEKNICESLVGTLLNMPGKSKDGENARNDLAHLKIRKELHPVKKKGSRTYLPPACYTLSRKEKKVLCESLHGIKVPEGYSSNIENLVSMKDLKLIGMKSHDYHILMEHLLPVAIRSILPDHVRDAITKLCIFFSEICSKEIDPSKLTSLQSGIIITLCQLEMYFPPSFFDIMVHLTVHLVREIQLCGPAYLRYMYPVERYMKILKDYVMNGSRPEGCIAERYVLEEAIEHCSQFLSSLEAVGIPKPRYSGGIEGKGIMGCKVLTISHDMLNQAHLYVLHNSTEVDSYVERHMDILRAQYRGKNEKWITDKHNSTFIEWLQVQVVKELDKSPSSISDRLKWLSRGPRRDVLSYSGYQINGYTFCTKDRDKEITNQNSGVTIVAEAMHISSTKDKNPIYAKMSYYGVIYHIWELDYSAFRLPIFCCRWVDNNSGVRLEKRHGFTLIDLNRTGSKDDLFILASQAKQVFYATDPANNRWSFVLSTNKRHPFQIHEIDDMEDASFMCPSGPPNDLADDQAPEDEFYVRNDHTEGMWIDDDDSEPSNTSKQKKRKH, encoded by the coding sequence ATGATTAATGCCTTACAAGAAAGCATTCAAGATTGTCCAGAGATGTTGGGTAACTTGTCTAGTGATGCAAAGAAACCATTGTATTCtggatgttctaaatttagtagATTATCTGGTGTGCTAAAACTGCTTAGCATTAAGGCGAGTAATGGCGTGACCGATAAATGCTTTACTGAGTTCATGGAAGCATTCCATGAGATTCTTCCCGAGGGAAACTTGCTTCCTTCTCGCACTTATGATGCTAAAAAGATGCTAACCTCAATTGGCTTGAGTTACGAGAGAATTCACGCTTGTCCAAATGATTGCATCTTGTATCGAAAAGAATATGCCTCATTAGAGAGTTGCCCCGAGTGTAGTGTTTCTAGATATAAGATAAATAAGGTGCCTGCCAAAGTCATGTGGTACTTTCCAATAATACCAAGATTCAGACGTCTTTTCAGTGTTCCAGTAGAGGCAAAGAATTTGACATGGCATGCGGATTCAGATGGAAGGGAGAAAGATGGTATGTTGAGACACCCTGCCGATTCTCCACAATGGGTCAAGATTGACAAAGACTTCCCTGATTTCGGAGCTGAACCTAGAAATTTGCGACTTGCCCTTGCAACTGATGGCATGAACCCTCATGATAATCAACGTAGCACTCATAGCACATGGCCGGTAATTTTAATGATATATAATCTTCCTCCGGCTTTGTGTATGAAGCGGAAGTATATGATGTTATCTACATTGATTTCGGGCCCAAAGCAACCAGGCCATGATATTGATGTTTATTTAGCACCATTAGTTGAAGATTTAAAGTTGTTGTGGGAGTCAGGTGTAGAGGTGTTTGATGCTCACCGTAAagaaaatttcaatttaaaagcCATGCTATTTGGCACTATTAATGACTTTCCGGCATATGGTAATCTCTCAGGATATAGTGTCAAAGGTTATAACGCTTGCCCTATATGTGATGAGAACACATCCTCGATTAGAATACCTAACTCTAACAAGATTGTGTACATGGCAAATCGAAAGGGGCTTCCTGTGAAGCATCGTTACCGAAAGTGGAAAAAGGTTTTTAATGGTAAGTGCGAAGAAGGTAAATTTCCTATTCCTTTGTCTGGGGATCAGATATTTAAGAAAGTGCAAGGGTTGAATGTGAAACATGGAAAACTAAATGGCAACCAACTCCCTAGTAAGGGCTATAAGAAAGAGTCAGTTTTTTTTGGTCTTCCATACTGGAAGAACTTGTATGTTAGGCACTTTCTTGATGTGATGCATATTGAGAAGAATATTTGTGAAAGTTTGGTTGGTACACTCCTTAATATGCCCGGCAAGAGTAAAGACGGGGAAAATGCGAGAAATGATTTAGCGCACTTGAAAATTAGAAAAGAATTGCATCCTGTAAAGAAGAAAGGAAGTCGTACCTATCTCCCTCCGGCATGCTACACTCTTAGTAGGAAAGAAAAAAAGGTGCTTTGTGAGTCTTTACATGGAATTAAGGTTCCAGAGGGATATTCTTCTAACATTGAAAATCTTGTCTCAATGAAAGACCTAAAGTTGATAGGTATGAAATCTCATGACTATCACATTCTCATGGAGCATCTATTACCAGTGGCTATTCGCTCCATTTTACCAGATCATGTTCGAGATGCAATCACCAAACTTTGTATTTTCTTCAGTGAGATATGTAGCAAGGAGATTGACCCGTCGAAGTTGACTAGCTTGCAAAGTGGCATTATTATTACTTTATGCCAATTGGAGATGTATTTTCCGCCTTCCTTTTTCGACATAATGGTCCATTTAACTGTCCACTTGGTTAGAGAAATCCAACTGTGTGGGCCTGCTTATTTAAGATACATGTACCCTGTCGAGAGATACATGAAGATTTTGAAGGATTATGTTATGAATGGAAGTCGACCAGAAGGTTGCATTGCTGAGCGCTACGTGCTAGAAGAAGCCATTGAACATTGTAGTCAATTTCTTTCTTCGCTTGAAGCTGTAGGGATTCCAAAGCCTAGATATTCGGGAGGGATAGAAGGGAAGGGGATTATGGGATGCAAAGTGTTAACTATATCCCATGACATGTTGAACCAGGCACACTTGTATGTTTTACACAATAGTACCGAGGTTGATTCGTATGTGGAGAGACACATGGATATTTTGAGGGCCCAGTATCGAGGTAAGAATGAGAAATGGATCACCGATAAGCATAATTCCACCTTCATTGAATGGTTACAAGTTCAAGTTGTAAAGGAACTAGATAAGTCACCATCTAGCATTTCTGATAGATTGAAGTGGTTGTCTCGAGGTCCTCGTAGGGATGTATTATCATATTCTGGCTATCAAATTAATGGTTATACATTTTGCACAAAGGATAGAGACAAAGAGATAACAAATCAAAATAGTGGTGTGACTATTGTGGCAGAAGCTATGCATATCTCCAGTACAAAAGACAAAAATCCAATATATGCAAAAATGTCTTATTATGGGGTAATTTATCATATATGGGAATTGGATTACAGTGCTTTTAGACTTCCTATATTCTGTTGTAGATGGGTTGATAACAATAGTGGTGTTAGACTTGAGAAAAGACATGGGTTCACACTTATTGACCTTAACAGAACGGGTAGTAAAGATGATCTGTTCATATTGGCAAGTCAAGCAAAACAAGTCTTTTATGCAACTGATCCAGCTAACAATAGATGGTCTTTTGTTTTATCAACAAATAAACGCCATCCCTTTCAGATTCATGAAATAGATGATATGGAGGATGCTTCTTTCATGTGTCCATCAGGCCCTCCCAACGATCTAGCCGATGATCAAGCCCCCGAAGATGAGTTCTATGTGCGCAATGATCACACAGAGGGGATGTGGATAGATGATGATGATTCTGAACCTTCTAATACAAGTaaacagaagaaaagaaaacatTGA